gatctgAAAATTGAAATGTTTTAATgttcgtcttttttttttttttttttttttttttggatttgttaCGGTACAGACAATGCTAAGTAGATTTTGTTACTATGCTATGAATTTCAATACTTGTGATCTGGTTGATTATTCAAGttgcaaattttcttttttggttgccTGAGTGAGCTGATGAATGATTGTGCACGCTGTGTTACTAGTTATCTGGTAATTTTTGTCATTCTTATTGATGAATGGTTGTGTTGTGCCTTGTGTTCACATATTAACGTCCACTCTAAGAAGCATGGACGCGGATGTGAACACTAACACGAACACAACATGACTTAAAATTTCCTCAAAATTGAGAcacgaatatatatatatatatatatatatatatttataggcTTTTGTTCTAAGTTTTTTCCAAGAACTTTGTACCTAAATTGACACCTAATGGCCAGGATTCAAATCTCCCAACCTCcattgttgtaactatcaataattgaaaaaaaaaagttcttaaattaaataacaactatcaaaatctttaaaaCAATGGAGTGTCCCTTGTGTGTCGGACACAAACACATCAAGGGATTGAAGTGTTTGCACTTCTTAGTATCCACTATTGTTTCCATTGTTCTTTTGAGCTCTTTTATATTATGAACTAAGCTTTGAAAATGTCTCCTTACAAACAATGGAGAAAGCAATCTTTAGAATATGTGACTTATTATCACTTTTGTATTGCTCAGATTTTGACAATTGTTAGCCTTTTAGGGCAGTAATGAGAAACCAATTGATAGTTATGATTGATCATCATAATAACTAGTTGGATATATTTCTTAAGCATgtgttttttaaagaataaaaacccaaatctttTTTCCCTCCAATAACACTTAAAAACTTTGTGCTGATGATGTTATCTTGATCAGTTTGAGGGAGAAGAAGCTCAGCGTGAAGCTAAGCGCCATCTTGAACGTGAAAGAGGCCGCAGAGAGGCAACAGCTGATATGTCAGAAGATTTGTCTGAGGGTGAAAAAGGAGATTTGGTTGGTGATCTTTCAGCTCATGGTGATAGCACTAGAGGAAGAATGCCTAGAATCAGTTCTGTTGATGTTATGGAGAACTGGGCCAATCAACATAAGGAGAAGAAACTCTACATTGTGTTAATAAGGCATGAACTAAAACCTTTTCATGCTTTAAGTTTATATGAGGTTTTATGGGGGCgtattatgaaatttgaaagaagtttattttctcttttttttagtcataaacaaaaattaggtaTGACATTGAAATGAAAATCTTTTTAACAAGCAGTCTTTATGCAGCCTTCATGGCCTGATACGTGGTGAAAACATGGAGCTTGGTCGTGATTCTGATACAGGGGGTCAGGTAACTTTtagcaataaatttttatttgcttttgagAACCATATATTGACTGATCGCTTACAGTGGATCTTGAATGATATCTGTTATGATCAGGTCAAGTACGTAGTAGAACTTGCCAGGGCCTTAGGTTCAATGCCAGGTGTTTATCGGGTTGACTTGCTGACAAGACAAGTGTCAGCTCCAGATGTAGATTGGAGTTATGGTGAACCAACAGAAATGCTCAATCCAGTAAACTCTGAGAATTCAATGCAGGAGCATGGGGAGAGTAGTGGGGCATATATAGTCCGTATACCATTTGGCCCAAAAGATAAATATATTCCTAAAGAACTCCTTTGGCCCTACATTCCTGAATTTGTTGATGGTGCACTTCACCACATTCTACAGATGTCCAAAGTTTTGGGTGAGCAAATTGGTGGTGGGCAACCAATCTGGCCTGTTGCAATCCATGGACATTATGCAGATGCAGGTGACTCTGCTGCTCTCCTGTCAGGAGCTTTAAATGTACCTATGCTTTTTACTGGCCATTCTCTAGGACGAGATAAGCTTGAACAACTTTTAAAGCAAGGACGACAATCAAGAGAAGAGATAAATTCAACATACAAAATAATGCGGCGGATAGAAGCTGAGGAGCTAGCTCTTGATGCAACAGAAATTGTTATAACCAGCACTAGACAGGAGATAGAACAGCAATGGCGCCTATATGATGGCTTTGATCCAATACTAGAACGCAAACTGAGAGCAAGAATAAAAAGGGGTGTGAACTGTCATGGCAGGTTTATGCCTCGCATGATTGTAAGTAATAAGAACTGTTCCCAAATTTATTATTAGACTCACAGGTTTTTTTGTGAATATAAAGCAAGTTTGATTTGGTTGCACTAACTTGATATCATTTGTATTTTGAATTGCCAAAAATTGTCCAGGTAATTCCACCTGGGATGGAATTCCATCATATTGTTCCACATGATGGTGATATGGATGGAGATGTGGAAAGAAATGAAGATAGTCCTTCTTCTCTTGACCCACCAATTTGGTCTGAGGTTATGACTAGTCTTTCTTACCATTGTTTTGTTGGTGATTGTGTGAGAGCCTATAATTTACTGCCAATTCAATTTTGTTTGTCCCATGGCAAATAATGTTAAGAAACATTTTCTTGGTACAGGAGTTTTGATTTTAATATCAATcttgttgattttgatttggcaGATTATGCGTTTCTTTTCCAATCCGCGCAAGCCTATGATACTTGCCCTTGCTAGAGCAGACCCTAAAAAGAATATTACGACTTTAGTCAAAGCATTTGGAGAATGCCGCCCATTGAGGGAGCTTGCTAACCTTGTCTGTACTAATCCTTGAACTGTATCTTgcctatcaaatatatatatatatatatatatcaattttgaTGACCCACTTAAAAGGGATTTACCTTTCaatatcccccccccccccctctccccccAATCCCGACATAAAAAATGTCTTAAATTGCATGCCAATAATTTCACTTTATTTGTTGTTGTAAATTTGTTGCAGACATTAATCATGGGAAACCGTGATGATATTGATGAAATGTCTAGCACAAATGCATCTGTTGTTCTGTCAATTCTTAAGCTGATCGACAAATATGATCTCTATGGACAAGTGGCATACCCTAAACACCACAAGCAGTCTGACGTTCCTGACATTTATCGTCTAGCAGCAAAAACCAAGGTACGGATTTCTGAtctatttttcaaattgtgGTGAGAGTCAGATCTACTGGTTGAACTTCcgtaaagaaaaagatatttgCATAAAATATGGTATGATTAGATCATTGGTGATTTCATTGGTGATTTCATTGATGTATATGCTTTGCCCTTAGCTCTTCTAGATTCTTTTGTTCCTTTGCATAATTTCTTTGTAGTTTTGGTGAAGTGCAAAAGAAATGCAAAGATTCACTTGCTGGCTTTCTTTACTgggtcacacacacacatttgaAATAGAAATTTATAAAGACAAGAAAAAGTAATAGGTATACAGGGAGATCTTCTTTAGCTCAATAAATGGTATTAGAATAACTTAAAGAGAGGGAAAAGGCACATGAAAATTAAGTAACTGAAGAAGGAAATCCTGGTATTTATTGCCAATAaactctagctcaaatggcacttccCTCATAAGAACAGCGTGGAGGGTAAGGTTGTGATTTCAAGACTCACTGTGTGCTGCGgaaattaacaattttaaaaaataaaatgaaatcttaATATTTATGAAATGGTAATAGAGGCATGTTATGTCTTAGGTATTTAGAACTTTCTGATTAAGCTATTTACTTGATATTACAATACAGAAGCCTCCAATAATCAGTTTCCATATGCACCTTCTTGTGTAAAGTCAAGCTGAACTGAATTTTGGAATGTTTTAGCTTGTTTCAGCAGAATATTGATCTATCCAGATGCCAAAGAGTGTGTGTGCATGTCAGGCTCAAGCTGGTTCTAAATTTGGTTGAGCATGTTAAGTTTGGTTCATTTAGCTAAGTTAAGGCTGTGCTTTGGCTCACATGGTAACTAAAGTTCAAGCTTGGTACCGGTTAAGGTCAAAAGAgggtcccccccccccccccccccccccccttcctttCAGTTGTCCAAGAAGGAGGTGGCTGTTCTGGAGTTTGGAAACTGGGAAAGGGAGAGATAGTCATTGGTGCTGCCATTATCTTCAGGGCCTAACTGGGCTCCATTAGGGGAGAAAATGCCCATTTTGTCTTTAGATTTTGTGACTCAAATATAAATCATAGGTTAATTAATGAATAGAAAGAGAATGCAGGGCTGAAAATGACAAGAAGACCACTCAATTAAGCAGGACACCCTTCTCTAATGCAttagggggagggggagggagTAAGTGTTACTATTTACATGTTGATTTTTTGGAATAGGTCTGGGCtaaattaaatttctatttgGTCAAGAGAACTCATTTTTTCAACTCTTCTAATTTGTTTCCCTCTCACTAAGTTATTCATCTCAGCACCATATTGATTCAGCTCTCTTACCAGAGAAAATTATTTAGCTCAAAATTCTTTAGTACATGTGTTGATTAACCCATCATCTCAATAATATTGTTCTTGTAGGGTGTTTTCATCAATCCGGCTTTCATTGAGCCATTTGGGCTTACTTTAATTGAGGTGCTTCTCTTTATCTTTAATCAGAATGCTTTACTTTTTAGATGTTATTTTATGCAAAATCCAACCGTCTTTCCTCTTCTGTGCAGGCAGCAGCTTATGGTTTGCCTATTGTTGCCACAAAGAATGGTGGTCCTGTTGATATTCATAGGGTGTGTCCATCTGTGGAGCCTTCCTATTACTTAAAAGGAATTTCTCATCTGTTAATTGGAGTCATATACAGTCGAAGTTTAATTGTAGCTTAAAATACTAATGATGGACTTGTTACAGGTTCTTGACAATGGTCTACTTGTTGACCCCCATGATCAGCAGTCTATCGCAGATGCTCTTCTGAAACTTGTTTCAGATAAGCAACTTTGGGCAAAATGCCGGCAGAATGGACTGAAAAATATTCACCTTTTTTCATGGCCAGAGCATTGTAAGACATACCTATCTCGAATAGCCAGTTGCAGACCAAGGCAGCCACAATGGCAAAAAAGTGATGTTGAATATGACAATTCAGAAACAGATTCACCTGGTGATTCCTTGAGAGATATACAAGATTTATCTCTAAACTTGAAGCTTTCATTGGATGGTGAGAAAATTGAAGGGGGTTCCAATCTTGATAATGTTTTAGATACTGAAGAAAATGCTGTTGATGAAATGAGTAGAGCAGAAAATGCTGTTTTGAAATTGTCTAGGGGTGTTATAGAAGGCACACAAAAGGCTGCATCCGCAGAGAGAGCAGACAATAATGTCGGCCCTAGTAAATTTCCAGCATTGAGAAAGAGGaagtatatatttgtaatttctGTGGATTGTGATACAACCTCAGATCTTCTTGAAATTATTTCAACAGTTGTTGAGGTAGCATGGAAGGACAGGGATGCAGGATCCGTTGGGTTCATATTGTCAACAGCCTTGACCATATCAGACATACACTCTCTTTTGATCTCAGGAGGCTTGAGCCCAACCGAATTTGACGCTTTTATCTGTAACAGTGGTAGTGAGCTCTACTATCCATCATCAAGCTCTGAGGACAGTCCTTCTGGGCTTCCCTATGTGGTAGACTTGGATTATCGTTCACACACTGAATACCGCTGGGGTGGAGAGGGTTTGAGGAAGACTTTGGTACGTTGGGTTGCTTCTATCAATGATGGAAAGGCAGAAGGACAACTTGTTGAGGAAGATGAATCAGGATCGACCATGCATTGCTATGCATTTAAAGTGAAAGACCCATCATTggtaatatttctttttatttttatatgtgaaAGACTAATAGCAAAAGTGGTGTTTCCCCCAATCCaccctctcttttctctctcattgaTATAAAGCCCACATCTTGCACTGTTAGTTTTTATAGCACTTTATTTTTAGATGGAGAATTTTACTTATATTTATAAGGTTTGTTGATTACTGATTCTTATTcttagaattttcaaattttagtaaCTATTTTGAAATCACAGATTCCCCCAGTTAAGGAACTTCGGAAATTGATGAGAATTCAGGCTCTCCGATGTCATGTTATATACTGTCAAAATGGTCCAAAGCTGAATGTGATCCCCGTGCTGGCCTCTAGATCCCAAGCCCTCAGGTATGCATGTAgaggttttctattttttaaagttgCACAGCTACCttgtttctttgttattttttcttcttttttttggcacCTTATATGATGCGATAGTTCTCAACAAATTCATAGAAAGTGTGTTGCACATGTTAGAGCTGAGAAGTGTTATTACCTGTTCagtatattttattaaataaaaaagattcaAAAGCATAAAGACAAGTGGGAAATCCATTAAAAAGCTGTCcgatatttattatataatataatatttgggggaaaaaaaaaaaaaaccctctccTCAAAGGCCGGCCTCAAGAGGGATTGGCTGATTGGCATCATTTCCAAAAATGCTTGGTATTGGCATTTAGCTTTGGCATGCCTTCTGGTTCTTCACTGGGTGTTGCCAGTCTCCACCATCCTTAATTTGTGGTATAAATTGGTGGTTGCTTAGGAAGTGGTACCAGTTATGTGCAGAACAGAATGAGAGTAAATATAGCTGAGATAAAGTGGGCCAAGGCTGTCAGTGATGATTAATTGCAAATGCTCAAGAGAAATATGCCTTTGATAAAATTGATGGTGGAAAGTATTTAAATGGCAGAATTCTAGTAGTCATCAAAATTATTTGTTCAAGCTCTTCAATCCTGATCCAAGCTACCGATATAGGTGAAATTTTA
This DNA window, taken from Quercus robur chromosome 2, dhQueRobu3.1, whole genome shotgun sequence, encodes the following:
- the LOC126712900 gene encoding probable sucrose-phosphate synthase 1, with translation MAGNDWINSYLEAILDVGPGLDDPKKSSLLLRERGHFSPTRYFVEEVITGFDETDLHRSWVRAAATRSPQERNTRLENMCWRIWNLARQKKQFEGEEAQREAKRHLERERGRREATADMSEDLSEGEKGDLVGDLSAHGDSTRGRMPRISSVDVMENWANQHKEKKLYIVLISLHGLIRGENMELGRDSDTGGQVKYVVELARALGSMPGVYRVDLLTRQVSAPDVDWSYGEPTEMLNPVNSENSMQEHGESSGAYIVRIPFGPKDKYIPKELLWPYIPEFVDGALHHILQMSKVLGEQIGGGQPIWPVAIHGHYADAGDSAALLSGALNVPMLFTGHSLGRDKLEQLLKQGRQSREEINSTYKIMRRIEAEELALDATEIVITSTRQEIEQQWRLYDGFDPILERKLRARIKRGVNCHGRFMPRMIVIPPGMEFHHIVPHDGDMDGDVERNEDSPSSLDPPIWSEIMRFFSNPRKPMILALARADPKKNITTLVKAFGECRPLRELANLTLIMGNRDDIDEMSSTNASVVLSILKLIDKYDLYGQVAYPKHHKQSDVPDIYRLAAKTKGVFINPAFIEPFGLTLIEAAAYGLPIVATKNGGPVDIHRVLDNGLLVDPHDQQSIADALLKLVSDKQLWAKCRQNGLKNIHLFSWPEHCKTYLSRIASCRPRQPQWQKSDVEYDNSETDSPGDSLRDIQDLSLNLKLSLDGEKIEGGSNLDNVLDTEENAVDEMSRAENAVLKLSRGVIEGTQKAASAERADNNVGPSKFPALRKRKYIFVISVDCDTTSDLLEIISTVVEVAWKDRDAGSVGFILSTALTISDIHSLLISGGLSPTEFDAFICNSGSELYYPSSSSEDSPSGLPYVVDLDYRSHTEYRWGGEGLRKTLVRWVASINDGKAEGQLVEEDESGSTMHCYAFKVKDPSLIPPVKELRKLMRIQALRCHVIYCQNGPKLNVIPVLASRSQALRYLFVRWGMDLSNTVVFVGEYGDTDYEGLLGGVRKTVILKGVGTGAHKLHANRNYPLEHVFPLDSPNVVQTEGCNSDDIRASLGKLGVLKG